The Thunnus thynnus chromosome 13, fThuThy2.1, whole genome shotgun sequence genome segment GACCTGGAACACAAGAGGCAGGAAAGAGATAAGAGGAGAGCAAATGATGATATTAAAGGTCTGTTATTGAGCAAGGTGgacatgaaaaacagacagacccAAAGcatcagtgtaaaataaaacacaatgctGACTCAGTTTAATGGATgctgttatggaattttccatctttagaggTTACAAACTGggttacattgggtcaagcTTATctttgaggtcacactgtaattcttaatcaGGGATTAAGATATCTTCTCCTTGAgacttcagctgtctgtgatgttttggggaaggcagaaacctctctgatagagggtATATCAGCATTTCTATGTTTAGCAAGGTCGGAGGAGGCTTccctaaacaacacagatgggTGGATGACACAGTCAGACGCTCAAACCAATActgctgaaattacatgcaACGTGACTTCAACTGTCACGGGTAAAGTGCAGtcccttgtttagaaactagtgaaccaataagactaatttttcatattgtaggctgataaagACTAGGACCTGGACCTTCAGAGGGCAGAACAGAAAGGGACAGCATCAGAGCACTGTTTTTGGTTCTCCACAAGGCCAAGTgctttcaataaacattttcagcattaagacatcaaaagtctTGTGTGCGCCTTTCTCCACtgctgaccatcgctcaaaatatccacaacagaTGCCAAAAAGGTACAAAACTCCATCACAATGGCGGCACACAAAGTATGTATTCTGTGGTTTCAGTGTGTAAACTTTGTACCTTGCAGCCCCCCTCGTGCAGCCCACTCCCACTCCTCCTCCGTCGGAAGTCTCTTCTCCTTCCACTGACAAAACGCCTGAGCATCATTCCAGCTCACCTGAACCACCGGGAAGTCCAGGCGCTCCCGAATGCCTGAACCAGGACCTGCTGGCTGAACAGTAGAGTGTCAAAGAGTGTGAAAGGAATGCTGGGAGAtgatatacagaaaaaaatagaaattcaAGGCAAAATACATGAACTGACCTGTCTCCAGAACACACGTTCTATTGGCAACCACCAAGGAGCAGACTTGAAGGGAAAGAATGagtcaaaagtttaaaaagttaatcAGTTTTGATTTAGAAATGCCAccattattctatatttttcttattatcaacaaaccatcaaaaaaatgttaattgtttaaaatgtttcacaaatatatagtttcattttttatctaAGCCATTTCATAAatcagctgggcactgtagtttctAGCAAATTTGACTGAAACAGGagtaaaatgtgcattttgggactattttcagctgtggattaatacacatttggtgctgtTGTACAGTTTGCAAGATAAATCTGTGTGGACCAACGGTGATCAacaagaaggaagaaaagaaaaaataattattattttcttcagaTTTTTCTTAAACTATACTTGTTTTCTTGTGATATACTAGACAGTATCTCTGAATGAcactaaaaactattaaagggACGAACTGTAAAGGGAGGCACTGTTCTTTTGGACCAGGCTTTGGGTACACAGACAACACTTTTTAGTAAAATCATTTCATTgatggttttagtcttttcttcagatttgttgacaagaataaaaaatataaaatatctccACCCTTTTCCTTTCATAACCAGAGGTGGAAGATGTACTCAGATgctttaattaagtaaaagtatcaatacagcaaagtaaaaatactccattacaagtaaaagtcctgcatgaaaaatcctacgcatgtaaaagtacattagtattatcagcttgatgtagttaaactattgcagtaaaagtagtggtttggttcctctgactgatatattattatatatgacatcattagattattaatactgaagcatcagtgttagagcagcatgttactgttgtagctgctggaggtggagctagtttcaactactttatatacagttagctagtttagtccagtggttcccaatctaggggtcgggcccctccaaagggtcaccagataaatctgaggggtcgtgagatgattttggactttttctctaatcttttatttatggtgaaatattggatcatttgaacatttattgaaatgaaagcatgtgagaagtttagagggaaaaatcattatttggtggagctggtaacaactcatagacatctgaaatttgaccccgactacacactgctttttgtaagacgtcaaaaaacaaaaagtttggaaacaactggtttcatctttaataacgtgttgtattttaaaagcttgttatattacccattgtgtcaaatctgaaaagtaactaaagctgtcgaataaatgtagtggagtagaaagtacaatatttccctctgaaatgtagtagagtggaagtataaagtaacatcacatggaaatactcaagtaaagtcaAAGCACCTTAAGATTGTACTTAAACAACTGATCGATTATCAGAATTGCTGTCGTTGGACTAATCGATGAATCAAAGTGTCAGTACCTCTATTCTCTGTGTGACTTTGCTCTTCAACTCTTCTGATACAAAGTCTTGAAACACAAAACTCCAACCAAACGTCTCGGCTTCAGTTTTGTACTTCTGCGCTCTCACAAAGTCTCTGTGGTGAAAGAAGTCAGAGGTTTTATAAATGATTTCAACTCATCATCAACCACATCAGTGCCAGGTTTGAAGCTGTATTACCTGAAGTCAGCATTTGTGACAGGGTATTTGTCTATTTTGAAAGGCTGCAGTTTAACCTCCTTGGTGGGAGATTCTCCATCTCTCCCATCAGCTGCACTGGTTCCCATCAACATGTTTCCTCCTGGTATGTTCAACAtgtcatctgctgctgctgagtgaCAACAGGAAATATAATCTGACTGAATCCTGTTGATTCAGTGaaaatatactttatgtttTGATTTGCTCAGAAATTAAAAGGTTTCTTACCTGCAGCTGCCAGTAAAGACACAGCAGACATCCAGAAAACTAGTTTCacagtcatttttatttgaatattattttttgtcaagATTGAGTCAACATTAATTTGATATAACACATTGAGACctacaaataaaactttaagaGTTCACAAGCAGCGAAACTTCTTAAATCGGCTTCATTGGTGCCGTTTTTTTCTCTGTCGGACAGATTTCACCGTTGCAACGAAAAACTGGTCCCGCGAAAAACATGTTCCTCGGAAAGAAAAGGTTCCGCTttatttaaaacttattttgtgctttaatgtatttattgatgATACAAACACgcttaatttattttaattatatttttcccCACATGAACGACACCGTTTGTAGGCGCCATATACATGACACACTGTTGTACtactgaaatatataaaaactgcTTCTTGTTCACTGCATCGTTTAATTTATGCTGAAATGTTTCCAAGACacatctgaaaaagaaaaaaaaaacccgatTACTGAACCTTCCCA includes the following:
- the sumf2 gene encoding inactive C-alpha-formylglycine-generating enzyme 2 isoform X2; amino-acid sequence: MTVKLVFWMSAVSLLAAAAADDMLNIPGGNMLMGTSAADGRDGESPTKEVKLQPFKIDKYPVTNADFRDFVRAQKYKTEAETFGWSFVFQDFVSEELKSKVTQRIESAPWWLPIERVFWRQPAGPGSGIRERLDFPVVQVSWNDAQAFCQWKEKRLPTEEEWEWAARGGLQGRTYPWGNKFQANRTNLWQGLFPDGDTAEDGYHGVSPVTAFPPQNSYGVYDMMGNTWEWTSTRFPGAQPMYVLRGASWIDTADGSANHKARITTRMGNTPDSASDNLGFRCATSDGQKQGKKKDKTEL
- the sumf2 gene encoding inactive C-alpha-formylglycine-generating enzyme 2 isoform X1, with protein sequence MTVKLVFWMSAVSLLAAAAAADDMLNIPGGNMLMGTSAADGRDGESPTKEVKLQPFKIDKYPVTNADFRDFVRAQKYKTEAETFGWSFVFQDFVSEELKSKVTQRIESAPWWLPIERVFWRQPAGPGSGIRERLDFPVVQVSWNDAQAFCQWKEKRLPTEEEWEWAARGGLQGRTYPWGNKFQANRTNLWQGLFPDGDTAEDGYHGVSPVTAFPPQNSYGVYDMMGNTWEWTSTRFPGAQPMYVLRGASWIDTADGSANHKARITTRMGNTPDSASDNLGFRCATSDGQKQGKKKDKTEL